The following proteins are co-located in the Candidatus Deferrimicrobiaceae bacterium genome:
- the rpsE gene encoding 30S ribosomal protein S5 — protein MKRVNPDGLDLKDRVIHISRVAKVVKGGRRFSFSAVVVVGDGNGHVGSGLGKANEVPEAIRKAVQNAKRDLLRVPVVNGTIPFEVTGKFGASQVIMRPASPGTGVIAGSGVRAVIESSGITNILTKSLGSNNPHNLVKAAMDGLAQLKTPEQIQEMRGQKENGVPA, from the coding sequence TTGAAGAGGGTCAATCCTGACGGACTGGATCTGAAAGATCGGGTGATCCACATCAGCCGGGTCGCCAAGGTGGTCAAGGGAGGGCGAAGGTTTTCCTTCAGCGCGGTCGTTGTGGTCGGAGACGGCAACGGGCACGTCGGCTCGGGGCTGGGGAAGGCGAACGAGGTGCCCGAGGCGATCCGGAAGGCGGTTCAGAACGCAAAGAGGGATCTCCTCCGGGTGCCGGTGGTCAACGGGACGATTCCCTTCGAGGTCACCGGGAAATTCGGCGCCAGCCAGGTCATCATGCGGCCCGCGTCTCCCGGAACGGGGGTGATCGCGGGAAGCGGCGTCCGGGCGGTGATCGAGTCCTCGGGGATCACGAACATCCTGACCAAATCGCTCGGGAGCAACAATCCCCACAACCTGGTGAAGGCGGCCATGGACGGCCTCGCCCAGCTCAAGACCCCGGAACAGATCCAGGAGATGCGCGGGCAGAAGGAAAACGGGGTGCCGGCATGA
- the rpmD gene encoding 50S ribosomal protein L30, with product MSGELRITLVRGLSGRPDSVRRVVKGLGLTRVNRSVTRKNTPEIRGMVEKIKFLLHVEEEGESR from the coding sequence ATGAGCGGCGAATTGCGCATAACCCTTGTCCGCGGACTGAGCGGACGGCCGGACTCTGTGCGGCGCGTCGTGAAGGGACTGGGGCTCACGCGGGTGAACCGCTCCGTGACCAGGAAAAATACCCCCGAAATACGGGGGATGGTGGAAAAGATCAAGTTTCTCCTCCACGTCGAGGAGGAGGGAGAATCGCGATGA
- the rplO gene encoding 50S ribosomal protein L15 — MKHSDWKPAKGAKTGSKRVGRGKGSGWGRTAGRGEKGLRARSGGGTPPGYEGGQMPLQRRIPKRGFRNVFRKEYSIVNVKDLNRFDAGSVVDVDALRAAGIVKNVRDGVKLLGLGDVTRAVTVKVDKASKEAARKVAAAGGILEVSPSC; from the coding sequence ATGAAACATTCCGATTGGAAACCGGCCAAGGGGGCGAAAACCGGCAGCAAGCGTGTCGGGAGGGGAAAAGGCTCGGGCTGGGGAAGAACGGCGGGGCGCGGGGAGAAGGGGCTGCGCGCGCGGAGCGGCGGGGGAACGCCGCCCGGCTACGAAGGCGGCCAGATGCCTCTGCAGCGCAGAATCCCGAAGCGGGGGTTCCGCAACGTGTTCCGGAAGGAGTACTCCATCGTCAATGTGAAGGACCTCAACCGGTTCGACGCCGGGTCGGTCGTGGACGTCGACGCGCTGCGCGCGGCAGGGATCGTGAAAAACGTCAGGGACGGGGTCAAACTGCTCGGGCTAGGGGATGTCACGCGCGCCGTGACGGTCAAGGTCGACAAGGCGAGCAAGGAAGCCGCAAGGAAAGTCGCCGCCGCCGGCGGGATCCTGGAGGTGTCGCCCTCTTGCTGA
- the secY gene encoding preprotein translocase subunit SecY gives MLNAFQNITKVPELKKRLLVTAMFLTVYRIGVYIPTPGIDTQALTALFASQSGTLFGLIDMFSGGAVSRFSIFTLGIMPYISASIILQLLTVVIPQLEKLSKEGELGRRKITQYTRYGTIVLSIIQGFGIAVGIENVAGIGQAGSVVYQPGWSFRLMTVLTLTSGTAFLMWLGEQITERGIGNGISLIIFAGIVARFPSGLVRTFTLIRTGEMSLFVGLLILVVMVAVVAIIIYFERAHRRIPVQYARRIVGRRVYGGQSTHLPLKVNTAGVIPPIFASSILLFPATLANFIKHPVTQKISQALTPGNLAYETLYVAFIIFFCYFYTAVTFNPVDVADNMKKYGGFVPGIRPGKKTAEYIDRILTRITLGGALYVSAICVLPSILISRFNVPFYFGGTGLLIVVGVAMDTIQQIESHLITRHYEGFLKKGQMKGRRG, from the coding sequence TTGCTGAACGCTTTCCAGAACATCACCAAGGTGCCGGAGCTGAAAAAGCGCCTCCTCGTGACCGCCATGTTCCTTACGGTCTATCGGATCGGCGTGTACATCCCGACTCCGGGAATCGACACCCAGGCTCTCACCGCCCTGTTCGCAAGCCAGTCCGGAACCCTTTTCGGGCTGATCGACATGTTTTCGGGGGGGGCGGTCAGCCGGTTCTCGATCTTCACGCTGGGGATCATGCCGTACATCAGCGCGTCGATCATCCTCCAGCTGTTGACCGTAGTCATACCGCAGCTGGAGAAGCTCTCGAAAGAGGGGGAACTCGGCCGGCGAAAGATCACCCAGTACACCCGGTACGGGACGATCGTCCTTTCGATCATCCAGGGGTTCGGGATCGCCGTGGGGATCGAGAATGTCGCCGGGATCGGGCAAGCCGGGTCCGTCGTGTACCAGCCGGGATGGTCGTTCCGTCTCATGACCGTCCTCACCCTGACGTCGGGGACGGCGTTCCTCATGTGGCTGGGGGAACAGATCACCGAAAGGGGGATCGGGAACGGAATCTCCCTCATCATCTTCGCGGGCATCGTCGCCCGGTTTCCCAGCGGCCTCGTCCGGACGTTCACGCTGATCCGCACGGGGGAAATGAGCCTCTTCGTCGGCCTGTTGATCCTCGTGGTCATGGTGGCCGTCGTCGCGATCATCATCTACTTCGAGCGGGCGCACCGGCGGATCCCCGTCCAGTACGCCAGGCGCATCGTGGGGCGGCGGGTCTACGGCGGGCAGAGCACCCATCTCCCGCTGAAAGTGAACACCGCCGGGGTCATTCCCCCGATCTTCGCTTCCTCGATCCTGCTCTTTCCGGCCACGCTGGCGAACTTCATCAAGCACCCGGTGACGCAGAAGATATCCCAGGCGCTCACCCCCGGGAACCTTGCGTACGAGACCCTGTATGTGGCGTTCATCATCTTCTTCTGTTATTTCTACACGGCGGTGACCTTCAACCCGGTCGACGTCGCGGACAACATGAAGAAATACGGCGGCTTCGTCCCCGGAATCCGCCCCGGGAAAAAGACCGCGGAGTACATCGACCGCATCCTGACGCGAATCACCCTGGGCGGCGCGCTGTATGTCTCGGCCATCTGCGTTCTGCCCAGCATTCTCATCAGTCGATTCAACGTCCCGTTCTATTTCGGGGGAACCGGGCTCCTCATCGTGGTCGGCGTGGCCATGGACACGATCCAGCAGATCGAATCGCACCTGATCACCCGCCATTACGAGGGGTTCCTCAAGAAGGGACAAATGAAGGGGAGGAGGGGATAG
- a CDS encoding adenylate kinase: MKGIILLGAPGSGKGTQAKKLSASYSIPQVSTGDMLREAVKNGTEMGRKAKAYMDQGGLVPDEVVIGIVKDRLREKDCEKGFILDGFPRTIPQAQALDRVVKELGKEITSVLSLEVDEGEIMERLCGRRTCSGCGAMYHVRFNPPKAEGKCDKCGGSLSQREDDKEETIRTRLVNYKKSTEPLIEYYRGTGKIRTVRASGEIDAIFQNILKILQ, translated from the coding sequence ATGAAGGGGATCATCCTGTTGGGAGCGCCCGGGTCCGGGAAGGGAACGCAGGCGAAGAAGCTCTCCGCGTCCTATTCCATTCCCCAGGTCTCGACGGGGGACATGCTCCGCGAGGCCGTGAAAAACGGCACCGAGATGGGACGAAAGGCGAAGGCGTACATGGACCAGGGCGGCCTGGTTCCCGATGAGGTCGTCATCGGAATCGTCAAGGACCGGCTCCGGGAAAAGGATTGCGAAAAGGGGTTCATCCTGGACGGGTTTCCCCGGACGATCCCCCAGGCGCAGGCGCTCGACCGCGTCGTGAAGGAACTGGGCAAGGAGATCACGAGCGTCCTCTCTCTCGAGGTGGACGAGGGCGAGATCATGGAGCGTCTCTGCGGGAGGCGGACCTGCTCCGGATGCGGGGCCATGTACCATGTCCGGTTCAACCCTCCGAAAGCGGAAGGAAAATGCGACAAGTGCGGGGGATCTCTCTCCCAGCGGGAGGACGACAAGGAGGAGACGATCCGGACCCGGCTGGTGAACTACAAGAAGTCCACGGAGCCCCTGATCGAGTACTACCGCGGGACCGGGAAGATCCGGACCGTCAGGGCTTCGGGAGAAATCGACGCGATCTTTCAAAACATTTTGAAGATATTGCAATAA
- the map gene encoding type I methionyl aminopeptidase, translating to MIIIKSPQEIEAMRRAGAIAGRFFEEVKRHVRSGVATLHLEEIAEEFVAKHGVKGAFKGYLGYPANLCTSINEEVVHGIPSGTRVLRDGDIVSIDFGVVLDGFYGDAARTFAVGEISIGSEKLLSTTERALEKAIAVSLPGNRLGDISSAVQEEAEGAGFSVVRDFVGHGIGRALHEEPQVPNFGTPGTGPKLMPGMVLAIEPMVNEGGFPVEVLPDGWTVVTRDRKRSAHFEHMVAITEEGSRILSLP from the coding sequence ATGATCATCATCAAATCGCCTCAGGAGATCGAGGCGATGCGCCGTGCAGGCGCCATTGCCGGTCGGTTCTTTGAAGAAGTGAAGAGGCACGTGAGGTCGGGAGTCGCGACGCTTCATCTCGAGGAGATCGCGGAGGAATTCGTAGCGAAACACGGGGTGAAGGGGGCGTTCAAGGGATACCTCGGGTACCCCGCCAACCTTTGCACCTCCATCAACGAGGAGGTGGTCCACGGGATTCCGTCCGGGACCCGGGTGCTTCGCGATGGGGACATCGTGAGCATCGATTTCGGGGTGGTGCTGGACGGGTTTTACGGGGATGCGGCCCGGACCTTCGCCGTCGGGGAGATTTCGATCGGGTCCGAAAAGCTTCTCTCGACGACCGAACGGGCGCTCGAAAAGGCCATCGCGGTCTCCCTGCCGGGAAACCGGCTGGGGGATATCTCGAGTGCCGTCCAGGAGGAGGCGGAAGGCGCGGGGTTCTCCGTCGTTCGGGATTTCGTCGGTCACGGGATCGGAAGAGCCCTCCACGAGGAACCGCAGGTCCCCAATTTCGGTACTCCGGGGACCGGCCCGAAACTCATGCCGGGAATGGTCCTGGCCATCGAGCCCATGGTCAACGAGGGGGGATTCCCGGTCGAGGTTCTTCCGGACGGGTGGACGGTGGTGACGAGGGATCGGAAGAGGTCAGCGCACTTTGAACACATGGTGGCCATCACGGAGGAAGGGAGCCGGATCCTGAGTCTCCCCTGA
- the infA gene encoding translation initiation factor IF-1, protein MPKEEAIEVEGTVIEPLPNAMFRVELDNKMKVLAHISGKMRMHFIKILPGDRVTVQLTPYDLTRGRIVYRTK, encoded by the coding sequence ATGCCGAAGGAAGAAGCGATCGAGGTCGAGGGGACGGTCATCGAGCCACTCCCCAACGCCATGTTTCGGGTGGAGCTGGACAACAAGATGAAAGTGCTCGCCCACATATCGGGAAAGATGCGGATGCATTTCATCAAGATCTTGCCGGGCGACCGCGTCACGGTGCAGCTGACGCCGTACGACCTGACGCGGGGCCGGATCGTATACAGAACGAAGTAG